The Thermus filiformis genome contains a region encoding:
- a CDS encoding S1C family serine protease, translating to MRALVLLLFALVALAQRLTSPEEVARVEVIKKALPAVVRVQGSALSGEGPVVGTGFFISPGRLVTNYHVVRDLADLTVRLLDGRTFPAERFAVDPGIDLALLQVRGVVAPAQLRFGKSEGLPVGAGVVVVGNPFGQPFLASYGILSGRGPLEAQALDPSVGQEVGEYLFTDAPLTVGNSGSPLLNLQGEVVGVVSDVVGGPGGVGGIGVAIPAELVAQSVEDLQRYGIPQRGWLGASLLSLDELPPVLLRAVGLTTTQGAMVDKVEPGGPAARAGLRGAQRDAQGRLLALGDVILAVNGRPVRNKAEVVQLLARYRPGDKVRLTLWREGRRLEVTLTMVARPRSAP from the coding sequence ATGCGGGCCTTGGTCCTCCTCCTCTTCGCCCTGGTGGCCCTCGCCCAGCGCCTCACCTCCCCCGAGGAGGTGGCCCGGGTGGAGGTCATCAAGAAGGCCCTCCCCGCCGTGGTGCGGGTCCAGGGCAGCGCCCTCTCCGGGGAAGGGCCGGTGGTGGGCACGGGCTTTTTCATCAGCCCGGGGCGGCTCGTCACCAACTACCACGTGGTGCGGGACCTGGCCGACCTCACCGTCCGGCTCCTGGACGGGCGCACCTTCCCCGCGGAGCGCTTCGCGGTGGACCCCGGGATTGACCTGGCCCTCCTCCAGGTGCGGGGGGTGGTGGCCCCCGCCCAGCTCCGCTTCGGGAAGAGCGAGGGCCTGCCCGTGGGGGCGGGGGTGGTGGTGGTGGGCAACCCCTTCGGCCAGCCCTTCCTCGCCTCCTACGGCATCCTCTCCGGCCGGGGCCCCCTCGAGGCCCAGGCCCTGGACCCCTCGGTGGGGCAGGAGGTGGGGGAGTACCTGTTCACCGACGCCCCCCTCACGGTGGGGAACTCGGGAAGCCCCCTTTTGAACCTGCAGGGGGAGGTGGTGGGGGTGGTCTCCGACGTGGTGGGCGGCCCCGGGGGCGTGGGGGGGATCGGGGTGGCCATCCCGGCGGAGCTGGTGGCCCAGAGCGTGGAGGACCTCCAGCGCTACGGCATCCCCCAGCGGGGCTGGCTGGGGGCGAGCCTCCTCTCCCTGGACGAGCTTCCCCCCGTCCTCCTGAGGGCGGTGGGCCTCACCACCACCCAGGGGGCGATGGTGGACAAGGTGGAGCCGGGGGGGCCCGCGGCCCGGGCCGGCCTGCGGGGGGCCCAGCGGGACGCCCAGGGGCGGCTTCTGGCCCTCGGGGACGTGATCCTGGCCGTGAACGGACGGCCGGTGCGGAACAAGGCCGAGGTGGTCCAGCTCCTCGCCCGCTACCGGCCGGGGGACAAGGTCCGGCTCACCCTCTGGCGGGAGGGGCGCCGGCTGGAGGTCACCTTGACCATGGTGGCCAGGCCCCGCTCGGCGCCCTAA
- a CDS encoding arginine--tRNA ligase: MLKARLAEAVQEALRKLGAEAPVIVQRTPEDKPGDYGTPVAFALARSLKKPPQAIAEEIRRLLPPLDFLERAEVVGGYLNFHLRTEALLQEALKPPRPFPKERGRVLVEHTSVNPNKELHVGHLRNVALGDSLARILDYAGYQVEVLNYIDDTGRQAAESLFALRHYGLVWDGKEKYDHFVGRAYVRLHQDPEYERLQPEIEEVLHALERGELREEVNRILLAQLQTMHDLNAHYDLLVWESDIVRAGLLERALELLRKSPFVFTPEEGKYKGALVMDASGVIPGLEDPYFVLVRSGGAATYYAKDIAFQFWKMGLLEGLRFRPYENPYYPGLKTSAPEGEAYTPRAEATVNVIDARQSHPQALVRTALALVGRRDLMEKAIHLAYETVLLEGRQMSGRKGLTVSVDEVLEEAFRRALGVIREKNPDHPDPEGAARMVALAALRFAMVKVEPRKQIDFRYEEALSFEGDTGPYVQYAHARAAAILRKKEGEDEPALGQATPYERGLALWLLDFEERVLESAEEKSPHILAQYLLDLAAAWNAYYNAKENGRPATPVLTAPPGLRGLRLALVEKLKATLATGLGLLGIPAPEVM, from the coding sequence ATGCTGAAGGCCCGTCTCGCCGAAGCCGTACAGGAGGCCCTGAGGAAGCTGGGGGCCGAGGCACCGGTTATCGTCCAGCGCACCCCGGAGGACAAGCCCGGGGACTACGGCACCCCCGTGGCCTTCGCCCTGGCCCGGAGTCTCAAGAAACCCCCCCAGGCCATCGCGGAGGAGATCCGCCGCCTCCTTCCCCCCCTGGACTTCCTGGAAAGGGCCGAGGTGGTGGGGGGGTACCTGAACTTCCACCTCAGGACCGAGGCCCTCCTCCAGGAGGCCCTGAAGCCCCCCAGGCCCTTCCCCAAGGAGCGGGGCCGGGTCCTGGTGGAGCACACCTCGGTCAACCCCAACAAGGAGCTCCACGTGGGCCACCTGCGCAACGTGGCCCTGGGGGACAGCCTGGCCCGCATCCTGGACTACGCGGGCTACCAGGTGGAGGTCCTCAACTACATAGACGACACGGGCCGCCAGGCGGCGGAAAGCCTCTTCGCCCTCCGCCACTACGGCCTGGTCTGGGACGGGAAGGAGAAGTACGACCACTTCGTGGGCCGGGCCTACGTGCGCCTGCACCAGGACCCGGAGTACGAGCGGCTACAGCCCGAAATAGAAGAGGTCCTGCACGCCCTGGAGCGGGGAGAGCTCCGGGAGGAGGTGAACCGCATCCTCCTGGCCCAGCTCCAGACCATGCACGACCTGAACGCCCACTACGACCTCTTGGTTTGGGAGAGCGACATCGTGCGGGCCGGGCTTCTGGAGCGGGCCCTGGAGCTTTTGCGGAAGAGCCCCTTCGTCTTCACCCCAGAGGAGGGGAAGTACAAGGGGGCCCTGGTCATGGACGCGAGCGGGGTGATTCCGGGCCTCGAGGACCCCTACTTCGTCCTGGTCCGCTCCGGGGGGGCGGCCACCTACTACGCCAAGGACATCGCCTTCCAGTTCTGGAAGATGGGCCTTTTGGAAGGGCTCCGTTTCCGCCCCTACGAGAACCCCTACTACCCGGGCCTAAAGACCAGCGCCCCCGAGGGAGAGGCCTACACCCCCCGGGCCGAGGCCACGGTGAACGTGATCGACGCCCGCCAGTCCCACCCCCAGGCCCTGGTCCGGACCGCCCTGGCCCTGGTGGGCCGGCGGGATCTGATGGAGAAGGCCATCCACCTGGCCTATGAGACCGTCCTTCTGGAGGGGCGGCAGATGTCCGGCCGCAAGGGGCTCACCGTGAGCGTGGACGAGGTCCTGGAGGAGGCCTTCCGGCGGGCTTTGGGGGTCATCCGGGAGAAGAACCCCGACCACCCCGACCCCGAGGGGGCGGCCCGCATGGTGGCCCTGGCCGCCTTGCGCTTTGCCATGGTCAAGGTGGAGCCCCGGAAGCAGATTGACTTCCGCTACGAGGAGGCCCTCTCCTTTGAGGGGGACACCGGCCCCTACGTCCAGTACGCCCACGCCCGGGCCGCGGCCATCCTGCGGAAGAAGGAGGGGGAGGACGAGCCGGCCCTCGGCCAGGCCACCCCCTACGAGCGGGGGCTCGCCCTTTGGCTTTTGGACTTTGAGGAAAGGGTCCTGGAGAGCGCGGAGGAGAAAAGCCCCCACATCCTGGCCCAGTACCTCCTGGACCTGGCGGCCGCCTGGAACGCCTACTACAACGCCAAGGAGAACGGCCGACCCGCCACCCCCGTCCTCACCGCCCCCCCCGGGCTTCGGGGGCTGAGGCTGGCCCTGGTGGAGAAGCTCAAGGCCACCCTGGCCACGGGCCTGGGGCTTTTGGGCATCCCTGCCCCTGAGGTAATGTAG